One window of Chloroflexota bacterium genomic DNA carries:
- a CDS encoding MoaD/ThiS family protein: protein MAETELITLRLFAVFREALGSSTLVQEVPAGTTVGQVLARLIDEYPALAGAEAAVSFSVNRTYASAETVLRAGDEVAFIPPVSGGDTCLSWTLSLTPE, encoded by the coding sequence ATGGCAGAGACGGAGTTGATTACACTGCGGCTCTTCGCGGTCTTTCGCGAAGCCCTGGGCAGTAGCACGCTGGTACAAGAAGTGCCCGCCGGTACGACGGTTGGCCAGGTGCTGGCCCGGCTCATTGACGAGTACCCGGCGTTGGCAGGCGCGGAAGCAGCCGTGTCGTTCTCCGTCAACCGCACCTACGCCTCGGCGGAAACGGTACTGCGCGCCGGCGATGAGGTAGCTTTCATCCCGCCGGTAAGCGGTGGAGACACTTGCCTGTCCTGGACACTCTCGCTTACCCCGGAATAG